The window AGCCAGCCAGGATAAGTCAAAGAATGAGACAATCGCTCAATCTGAGAAGCCCAACAATAAGAGGTCGAGGCGGCAAAGAAATAACGAGAATCGAGAAAATGCTTCGAATAATCATGACCACGATGACATCACTTCAGGAACTCCAAAGGAGAAGAAGGCAAAAACGTCCAAGAAGAAGAAACGATCCAAGGCTAAAGCAGAGCGGGAAGCTTCTCCCCCAGACCTTCCCATCGATCCTAACGAGCCGACATACTGCTTATGCAACCAAGTCTCTTACGGAGAAATGATAGGATGCGATAACGATGAGTGCCCCATCGAGTGGTTTCACTTTTCGTGCGTGGGACTCAATCACAAACCGAAGGGCAAATGGTACTGCCCCAAATGtagaggagaaaatgagaaaactaTGGACAAGGCGTTGGAGAAGTCCAAAAAAGAAAGGGCCTACAACAGGTAGTTTCTAGACTTTttgtggaaaagagaaagaaaaccaccaaACCAGTGTATTTATTGTCAGTGTCACCTTTGTTGAGGTGAAAGGATtgtaaaatgtatatttttaaaggaagtttAAAACTGAACCATTCCTGTTACAGGGACGGCAATAAGAgcagttttgtttctcatttggTAAGCTGTAACAAGAATATGGTCTGTGGACCAATGTATTCCAAAAGTAAAGTTCTAAGAGTTCAAACTAAATATCCAGGTGGGTCTTAAAAGATGAATTAATcgctttttgttttcctcccgGTGCTCGCAGCACACCAACCATTAAAACGTTGCCGAGAGATATTTCTGAcatgtcatttctttttccttctggaagaaCGTTACCTATGTTGGAGCAGAACTGTTCAAACAGTTCGGCCCTCTGGTCGGATCTGAGTAAAGCTGCAATCTGTCACACGTGTCGCTCCTTTCAGTGATGAGCGGTGCGAGGTCAAACTGAAGGAAGGTACAATTTGGCTCCTGCTACAAAGTGCCAGCGGAACGCTTCCACAGCAAACGTTTTCATAGGCTTAGGGGATCctttcaaagcaaagccaatAGTTACATTTTACACggcaaatattttatattctggCCGAGTACCACGAGAACAATTTTAAACTGATTGAATACGTTTTATATTTAACCAGGAAGTGGTTTAGTAATGACTTAACATAAATGAAGCTTTATACCGTCACCAATAGTAGTGTAGCAATCCTTAATTTGTTTAAGTTGTataaatgtacatttttaagTGGAATTGCACTTAATGTATTATACTTGGAAATGCAGCCAAATGCCATTGTGTAACCAATGCGCATTTCCTGCTGTATGTATGAAAACTGTACAGCTGTgatatgaagaaataaatgaaacaacttTGACAGTTTGC of the Gallus gallus isolate bGalGal1 chromosome 1, bGalGal1.mat.broiler.GRCg7b, whole genome shotgun sequence genome contains:
- the ING1 gene encoding inhibitor of growth protein 1 isoform X1 yields the protein MKMLSPANGEQLHLVNYVEDYLDSIESLPFDLQRNVSLMREIDAKYQEILKDLDDYYEKFKRENDAVQKRRMLHCIQRALIRSQELGDEKIQIVSQMVELVENRSRQVDSHVELFETCQETNDTTGNSGKASQDKSKNETIAQSEKPNNKRSRRQRNNENRENASNNHDHDDITSGTPKEKKAKTSKKKKRSKAKAEREASPPDLPIDPNEPTYCLCNQVSYGEMIGCDNDECPIEWFHFSCVGLNHKPKGKWYCPKCRGENEKTMDKALEKSKKERAYNR
- the ING1 gene encoding inhibitor of growth protein 1 isoform X2, whose translation is MAEEILKDLDDYYEKFKRENDAVQKRRMLHCIQRALIRSQELGDEKIQIVSQMVELVENRSRQVDSHVELFETCQETNDTTGNSGKASQDKSKNETIAQSEKPNNKRSRRQRNNENRENASNNHDHDDITSGTPKEKKAKTSKKKKRSKAKAEREASPPDLPIDPNEPTYCLCNQVSYGEMIGCDNDECPIEWFHFSCVGLNHKPKGKWYCPKCRGENEKTMDKALEKSKKERAYNR
- the ING1 gene encoding inhibitor of growth protein 1 isoform X3, producing MLHCIQRALIRSQELGDEKIQIVSQMVELVENRSRQVDSHVELFETCQETNDTTGNSGKASQDKSKNETIAQSEKPNNKRSRRQRNNENRENASNNHDHDDITSGTPKEKKAKTSKKKKRSKAKAEREASPPDLPIDPNEPTYCLCNQVSYGEMIGCDNDECPIEWFHFSCVGLNHKPKGKWYCPKCRGENEKTMDKALEKSKKERAYNR